The Anabas testudineus chromosome 11, fAnaTes1.2, whole genome shotgun sequence genome has a segment encoding these proteins:
- the LOC113155503 gene encoding major histocompatibility complex class I-related gene protein-like isoform X1, giving the protein MKVLIFLALLGFQGAAAVTHSMKYFYTASSQVPNFPEFVAVGMVDEVQMYYCNSKTRRAEIKQDWMNKVTADDPQYWETQSSVCLSTQHVFKVSTETLKQCFNQTGGVHIYQEMYGCEWDDETGEVTGYYQYSYDGEDFISFDLKTETFIAPTSQALITKNKWDRNKGYMAQQKNYLTQICPDWLKKYVNYGKSSLLRTVPPSVSLLQKTPSSPVSCHATGFYPDRASMSWRKDGEEIHEDVDHGEILPNHDGSFQIRVDLNISSVKPEDWSRYDCVFQFSGVKKDVITKLDKAEIRTNWGKNEIKSNEAMGMMIYIIIIIIIIIAVVVLLVLNGVNGFIIYRNENGEKKTDGDQTGKNKRMVY; this is encoded by the exons TGACTCACTCTATGAAGTATTTCTACACTGCGTCCTCACAAGTCCCAAACTTCCCAGAGTTTGTGGCTGTTGGGATGGTTGATGAAGTTCAGATGTATTACTGCAACAGTAAGACCAGAAGAGCAGAAATCAAACAAGATTGGATGAACAAAGTCACAGCAGATGATCCACAGTACTGGGAGACACAGTCTAGTGTCTGTTTGAGTACCCAACATGTTTTCAAAGTCAGCACTGAAACTCTAAAGCAGTGCTTCAACCAAACTGGAG gtgtTCACATTTACCAAGAGATGTACGGCTGTGAATGGGATGATGAGACTGGAGAGGTCACTGGTTATTATCAGTACAGTTATGATGGAGAAGACTTCATATCATTTGACCTGAAGACAGAGACATTTATTGCTCCAACATCACAGGCTCTCATCACTAAAAACAAGTGGGATCGCAACAAAGGTTATATGGCACAGCAGAAGAACTACCTCACCCAGATTTGTCCTGACTGGCTGAAGAAATATGTGAACTATGGAAAGAGCTCTCTGCTGAGAACAG ttcctccctcagtgtctctcctccagaagactccctcctctccagtcagctgccacGCTACAGGTTTCTACCCTGACAGAGCCTCAATGTcctggaggaaagatggagaggagattcaTGAGGACGTGGACCATGGAGAGATCCTCCCCAACCATGATGGAAGCTTCCAGATCAGagttgatctgaacatttcctcagtcaaacctgaagactggagcaggtacgactgtgtgtttcagttctctGGTGTGAAGAAGGACGTCATCACCAAACTGGACAAAGCTGAGATCAGAACCAACTGGGGTAAGAATGAGATCAAGAGCAATG AGGCCATGGGGATGATGATCtacattatcatcatcatcatcatcatcatcgcaGTGGTTGTTCTTCTTGTCCTCAATGGTGTGAATGGGTTCATCATTTACAGAAATGAGAATGGTGAGAAAAAaactgacggggaccaaacaggtaagaacaaaaggatggtttattaa
- the LOC113155503 gene encoding major histocompatibility complex class I-related gene protein-like isoform X2, with product MKVLIFLALLGFQGAAAVTHSMKYFYTASSQVPNFPEFVAVGMVDEVQMYYCNSKTRRAEIKQDWMNKVTADDPQYWETQSSVCLSTQHVFKVSTETLKQCFNQTGGVHIYQEMYGCEWDDETGEVTGYYQYSYDGEDFISFDLKTETFIAPTSQALITKNKWDRNKGYMAQQKNYLTQICPDWLKKYVNYGKSSLLRTVPPSVSLLQKTPSSPVSCHATGFYPDRASMSWRKDGEEIHEDVDHGEILPNHDGSFQIRVDLNISSVKPEDWSRYDCVFQFSGVKKDVITKLDKAEIRTNWEAMGMMIYIIIIIIIIIAVVVLLVLNGVNGFIIYRNENGEKKTDGDQTGKNKRMVY from the exons TGACTCACTCTATGAAGTATTTCTACACTGCGTCCTCACAAGTCCCAAACTTCCCAGAGTTTGTGGCTGTTGGGATGGTTGATGAAGTTCAGATGTATTACTGCAACAGTAAGACCAGAAGAGCAGAAATCAAACAAGATTGGATGAACAAAGTCACAGCAGATGATCCACAGTACTGGGAGACACAGTCTAGTGTCTGTTTGAGTACCCAACATGTTTTCAAAGTCAGCACTGAAACTCTAAAGCAGTGCTTCAACCAAACTGGAG gtgtTCACATTTACCAAGAGATGTACGGCTGTGAATGGGATGATGAGACTGGAGAGGTCACTGGTTATTATCAGTACAGTTATGATGGAGAAGACTTCATATCATTTGACCTGAAGACAGAGACATTTATTGCTCCAACATCACAGGCTCTCATCACTAAAAACAAGTGGGATCGCAACAAAGGTTATATGGCACAGCAGAAGAACTACCTCACCCAGATTTGTCCTGACTGGCTGAAGAAATATGTGAACTATGGAAAGAGCTCTCTGCTGAGAACAG ttcctccctcagtgtctctcctccagaagactccctcctctccagtcagctgccacGCTACAGGTTTCTACCCTGACAGAGCCTCAATGTcctggaggaaagatggagaggagattcaTGAGGACGTGGACCATGGAGAGATCCTCCCCAACCATGATGGAAGCTTCCAGATCAGagttgatctgaacatttcctcagtcaaacctgaagactggagcaggtacgactgtgtgtttcagttctctGGTGTGAAGAAGGACGTCATCACCAAACTGGACAAAGCTGAGATCAGAACCAACTGGG AGGCCATGGGGATGATGATCtacattatcatcatcatcatcatcatcatcgcaGTGGTTGTTCTTCTTGTCCTCAATGGTGTGAATGGGTTCATCATTTACAGAAATGAGAATGGTGAGAAAAAaactgacggggaccaaacaggtaagaacaaaaggatggtttattaa
- the LOC113155503 gene encoding major histocompatibility complex class I-related gene protein-like isoform X3, which translates to MKVLIFLALLGFQGAAAVTHSMKYFYTASSQVPNFPEFVAVGMVDEVQMYYCNSKTRRAEIKQDWMNKVTADDPQYWETQSSVCLSTQHVFKVSTETLKQCFNQTGGVHIYQEMYGCEWDDETGEVTGYYQYSYDGEDFISFDLKTETFIAPTSQALITKNKWDRNKGYMAQQKNYLTQICPDWLKKYVNYGKSSLLRTVSLLQKTPSSPVSCHATGFYPDRASMSWRKDGEEIHEDVDHGEILPNHDGSFQIRVDLNISSVKPEDWSRYDCVFQFSGVKKDVITKLDKAEIRTNWEAMGMMIYIIIIIIIIIAVVVLLVLNGVNGFIIYRNENGEKKTDGDQTGKNKRMVY; encoded by the exons TGACTCACTCTATGAAGTATTTCTACACTGCGTCCTCACAAGTCCCAAACTTCCCAGAGTTTGTGGCTGTTGGGATGGTTGATGAAGTTCAGATGTATTACTGCAACAGTAAGACCAGAAGAGCAGAAATCAAACAAGATTGGATGAACAAAGTCACAGCAGATGATCCACAGTACTGGGAGACACAGTCTAGTGTCTGTTTGAGTACCCAACATGTTTTCAAAGTCAGCACTGAAACTCTAAAGCAGTGCTTCAACCAAACTGGAG gtgtTCACATTTACCAAGAGATGTACGGCTGTGAATGGGATGATGAGACTGGAGAGGTCACTGGTTATTATCAGTACAGTTATGATGGAGAAGACTTCATATCATTTGACCTGAAGACAGAGACATTTATTGCTCCAACATCACAGGCTCTCATCACTAAAAACAAGTGGGATCGCAACAAAGGTTATATGGCACAGCAGAAGAACTACCTCACCCAGATTTGTCCTGACTGGCTGAAGAAATATGTGAACTATGGAAAGAGCTCTCTGCTGAGAACAG tgtctctcctccagaagactccctcctctccagtcagctgccacGCTACAGGTTTCTACCCTGACAGAGCCTCAATGTcctggaggaaagatggagaggagattcaTGAGGACGTGGACCATGGAGAGATCCTCCCCAACCATGATGGAAGCTTCCAGATCAGagttgatctgaacatttcctcagtcaaacctgaagactggagcaggtacgactgtgtgtttcagttctctGGTGTGAAGAAGGACGTCATCACCAAACTGGACAAAGCTGAGATCAGAACCAACTGGG AGGCCATGGGGATGATGATCtacattatcatcatcatcatcatcatcatcgcaGTGGTTGTTCTTCTTGTCCTCAATGGTGTGAATGGGTTCATCATTTACAGAAATGAGAATGGTGAGAAAAAaactgacggggaccaaacaggtaagaacaaaaggatggtttattaa
- the LOC113155504 gene encoding major histocompatibility complex class I-related gene protein-like gives MKVLIFLALLGFQGAAAVTHSLKYFYTGSSQVPNFPEFVAVGMVDEVQMVYYDSNTRRLEPKQDWMKKVTADDPQYLERDTGNLLGTQQIYKGNIEIAKQRFNQTGGVHIYQEMYGCDWDDETDEVTGYDQYSYDGEDFITFDLKTETLIAPTPQAVITKHKWDQNKGDVAWLKNYLTQICPDWVKKYVNYGKSSLLRTVLPSVSLLQKTPSSPVSCHATGFYPDRVSMFWRKDGEEIHEDVDHGEILPNHDGTFQMRVDLKLSSVKPEDWSRYDCVFQISGVKKDVITKLDKAVIRTKWGKTEIKSNESSMGMIIYIIITVVVLVVLTGVIGFIIYRKKNGGVI, from the exons ATGAAGGTCTTGATTTTTCTGGCTCTCCTTGGATTCCAGGGAGCGGCGGCCG TGACTCACTCTCTGAAGTATTTCTACACTGGGTCCTCACAAGTCCCAAACTTCCCGGAGTTTGTGGCTGTTGGGATGGTTGATGAAGTTCAGATGGTTTATTATGACAGTAACACCAGGAGATTAGAACCCAAACAGGACTGGATGAAGAAAGTCACAGCAGATGATCCACAGTACTTGGAGAGGGACACTGGTAACTTATTGGGTACCCAGCAGATCTACAAAGGCAACATTGAAATCGCAAAGCAACGCTTCAACCAAACTGGAG gtGTTCACATTTACCAAGAGATGTACGGCTGTGATTGGGATGATGAGACTGATGAGGTCACTGGTTATGACCAGTACAGTTATGATGGAGAAGACTTCATAACATTTGACCTGAAGACAGAGACATTGATCGCTCCAACACCACAGGCTGTCATCACTAAACACAAGTGGGATCAGAACAAAGGTGATGTCGCATGGCTGAAGAACTACCTCACCCAGATTTGTCCTGACTGGGTGAAGAAATATGTGAACTATGGAAAGAGCTCTCTGCTGAGAACAG ttctcccctcagtgtctctcctccagaagactccctcctctccagtcagctgccacGCTACAGGTTTCTACCCTGACAGAGTCTCAatgttctggaggaaagatggagaggagattcaTGAGGACGTGGACCATGGAGAGATCCTCCCCAACCATGATGGGACCTTCCAGATGAGAGTTGATCTCAAACTTTCatcagtcaaacctgaagactggagcaggtacgactgtgtgtttcagatctcTGGTGTGAAGAAGGACGTCATCACCAAACTGGACAAAGCTGTGATCAGGACCAAGTGGGGAAAAACTGAGATCAAGAGCAATG AGTCCTCCATGGGGATGATCAtctacatcatcatcacagtcGTTGTTCTTGTTGTCCTCACTGGTGTGATTGGATTCATCATTTACAGAAAGAAGAATG GTGGAGTTATCTGA
- the LOC113153624 gene encoding H-2 class I histocompatibility antigen, Q9 alpha chain-like, with protein MKILIFLSLLGLKLAAAVTHSLKYFYYASSQIPNIPEFVAVGLVDGVQVVYYDSETRKAKPKQDWISRTTGPQYWERETGRFSGAQQAFKANIEAAKQRFNQTGGVHIFQTVYGCEWDEGSTEVSGIYQFGYDGEVFISFDLEEQTWISARQQAVITKHKWDSQAISAQKKNYLTQVCPDWLKRYLSDGRSSLLRTVLPSVSLLQKTPSSQVSCHATGFYPDRASMFWRKDGEEIHEDVDHGEILPNHDGTFQMRVDLDISSVKPEDWSRYDCVFHLSGAENIIITKLDKAELRTNWGKKSKQILSTKTIHSAVTCLTDHRNKHCCCKFKTLPSAV; from the exons ATGAAGATCTtaatttttctgtctcttctggGATTAAAACTAGCGGCAGCGG TGACTCACTCTCTGAAGTATTTCTACTACGCTTCCTCTCAAATCCCAAACATCCCAGAGTTTGTAGCTGTTGGGTTGGTTGATGGGGTTCAGGTCGTTTACTATGACAGTGAGACCAGGAAAGCCAAACCCAAACAGGACTGGATAAGTAGGACAACAGGTCCACAGTACTGGGAGAGGGAGACTGGGAGGTTTTCTGGAGCCCAGCAGGCTTTTAAAGCCAACATTGAAGCCGCAAAGCAGCGCTTCAACCAAACTGGAG ggGTTCACATTTTCCAAACGGTGTACGGCTGTGAATGGGATGAAGGGTCAACAGAGGTCAGCGGCATCTATCAGTTTGGTTATGATGGAGAAGTATTCATATCATTTGACCTGGAGGAGCAGACATGGATCTCTGCTCGACAACAGGCTGTCATCACCAAACACAAGTGGGACAGTCAAGCTATTtcagcacagaagaagaactacCTCACCCAGGTTTGTCCAGACTGGCTGAAGAGGTATCTGAGTGATGGGAGGAGCTCTCTGCTGAGAACAG TTCTCccctcagtgtctctcctccagaagactccctcctctcAAGTCAGCTGCCACGCTACAGGTTTCTACCCTGACAGAGCCTCAatgttctggaggaaagatggagaggagattcaTGAGGACGTGGACCATGGAGAGATCCTCCCCAACCATGATGGGACCTTCCAGATGAGAGTTGACTTGGACATTtcctcagtcaaacctgaagactggagcaggtacgactgtgtgtttcatctcTCTGGTGCtgagaacatcatcatcaccaaaCTGGACAAAGCTGAGCTCAGAACCAACTGGGGTAAGAAATCGAAACAGATTCTTTCCACCAAAACAATACACTCAGCTGTCACATGTCTCACAGATCATCgaaacaaacactgctgctgtaaattCAAAACACTACCATCAGCAGTGTAG